In Nakamurella alba, a single genomic region encodes these proteins:
- a CDS encoding helix-turn-helix domain-containing protein, which translates to MTTRPAPTGRPHALLRPDVATRVLDIRRLPPPADLAGLVDYFWYVGWDLESPHRQQVVPQPCVDLAVEAGGLWVHGVRRRPFVRVQSGRGHTLGTRFRAGGVRPFLSGPVSVLTDRMRPVPEVFGVDDAAVVRAVLDAHDPQVMVEATADFLRRLAPAPDPRVAEVAELMGAAEHDPGLHRAADLAGRAGLGLRSLERLFGEYVGVGPKWVIQRFRILDAAAAAHAGSDVDWADLARRLGFADQAHLVRAFSRVVGTPPAGYRLEVTGRRG; encoded by the coding sequence ATGACGACGCGTCCGGCTCCGACCGGGCGGCCGCATGCGCTGCTGCGGCCGGACGTCGCCACCCGGGTCCTGGACATCCGTCGGCTGCCGCCGCCCGCGGATCTGGCCGGGCTGGTCGACTACTTCTGGTACGTCGGCTGGGATCTGGAGTCCCCGCACCGGCAGCAGGTGGTGCCGCAGCCCTGTGTGGACCTGGCGGTGGAAGCAGGCGGGCTGTGGGTGCACGGCGTGCGCCGGCGGCCGTTCGTCCGGGTGCAGTCGGGGCGCGGGCACACCCTGGGCACCCGGTTCCGGGCCGGTGGCGTCCGTCCGTTCCTCTCCGGTCCGGTGTCCGTTCTCACCGATCGGATGCGCCCGGTGCCGGAGGTGTTCGGGGTCGACGACGCCGCGGTGGTGCGGGCCGTGCTGGACGCCCACGACCCGCAGGTCATGGTCGAGGCGACGGCGGACTTCCTCCGGCGCCTGGCGCCGGCGCCCGATCCGCGGGTGGCGGAGGTGGCGGAGCTGATGGGCGCGGCCGAGCACGACCCCGGGTTGCACCGCGCCGCCGACCTGGCCGGCCGGGCCGGGCTCGGTCTGCGGTCGCTGGAGCGGCTGTTCGGCGAGTACGTGGGCGTCGGCCCGAAATGGGTGATCCAACGGTTCCGCATCCTGGATGCCGCGGCCGCCGCCCACGCCGGCTCGGACGTCGACTGGGCGGATCTGGCCAGGCGGCTCGGCTTCGCGGACCAGGCGCACCTGGTGCGGGCGTTCTCGCGGGTGGTCGGCACACCGCCGGCCGGCTACCGCCTGGAGGTCACCGGCCGGCGGGGGTGA
- a CDS encoding phosphoenolpyruvate carboxykinase (GTP), with product MTLVDTPLEESIGRQGAPTSDPALLAWVAEVAALTRPDRIVWANGSDAEWKALTDQLVDAGTITRLQAKPDSFLALSDPIDVARVEDRTFICSVDEADAGATNNWMDPALMKQIMTGLYDGCMRGRTMYVVPFCMGPFDAPVPKLGVEITDSEYVVISMKIMTRLGHKAIELIEAGQPWVKALHSLGAPLRPGQADVAWPCNETKYIVQFPEERAIWSFGSGYGGNALLGKKCYSLRIASAMARDEGWLAEHMLIMKLTSPEQQVHYVAAAFPSACGKTNLAMMEPTIPGWKVETLGDDIAWMTFGKDGRLYAVNPEYGLFGVAPGTGWATNPNAMRTIEQGHSLFTNVALTDDGDVWWEGMTDEPPAHLIDWRGRDWTPSGLDADGNTLASAGSPAAHPNSRFCTPITQCPILADEYADSVGVPISAILFGGRRKTTVPLVTQSRDWQQGVFMGATLSSETTAAATGAVGVVRRDPMAMLPFIGYDAGDYFAHWIDVGKGADADKLPKIFYVNWFRRDADGGFLWPGFGENSRVLKWIVERLDGSAAAVETPIGHVPAPGALDVDGLGLTVEQIEAALAVSPEEWAAEIPLIEEWFEHIGDTVPSTLRDELQSLKLRLGQG from the coding sequence ATGACACTGGTCGACACGCCGCTCGAGGAATCCATCGGCCGACAGGGGGCACCGACCTCCGACCCCGCCCTGCTGGCCTGGGTGGCCGAGGTCGCGGCGCTGACCCGCCCCGATCGCATCGTCTGGGCGAACGGCTCCGACGCCGAGTGGAAGGCGCTGACCGACCAGCTCGTCGACGCCGGCACCATCACCCGGCTGCAGGCCAAGCCGGACTCGTTCCTCGCGCTGTCCGACCCGATCGACGTCGCCCGGGTCGAGGACCGCACCTTCATCTGCTCGGTCGACGAGGCCGATGCCGGGGCCACCAACAACTGGATGGACCCGGCCCTGATGAAGCAGATCATGACCGGTCTGTACGACGGCTGCATGCGTGGCCGCACGATGTACGTGGTGCCGTTCTGCATGGGCCCGTTCGACGCCCCGGTACCGAAGCTCGGCGTCGAGATCACCGACTCCGAGTACGTCGTCATCTCCATGAAGATCATGACCCGGCTCGGGCACAAGGCCATCGAGCTGATCGAGGCCGGCCAGCCGTGGGTCAAGGCCCTGCACTCGTTGGGCGCCCCGCTGCGTCCCGGTCAGGCCGATGTCGCGTGGCCGTGCAACGAGACCAAGTACATCGTCCAGTTCCCCGAGGAGCGGGCGATCTGGTCGTTCGGCTCCGGCTACGGCGGCAACGCGCTTCTCGGCAAGAAGTGCTACTCGCTGCGTATCGCGTCCGCCATGGCCCGTGACGAGGGCTGGCTCGCCGAGCACATGCTGATCATGAAGCTCACGTCGCCCGAGCAGCAGGTGCACTACGTCGCGGCGGCCTTCCCGAGCGCCTGCGGCAAGACCAACCTGGCGATGATGGAGCCGACCATCCCGGGCTGGAAGGTCGAGACGCTGGGCGACGACATCGCCTGGATGACCTTCGGCAAGGACGGCCGGCTGTACGCCGTCAACCCGGAGTACGGACTGTTCGGCGTCGCCCCCGGCACCGGCTGGGCGACCAACCCGAACGCCATGCGCACCATCGAGCAGGGCCACTCGCTGTTCACCAACGTGGCGCTGACCGACGACGGCGACGTGTGGTGGGAGGGCATGACCGACGAGCCGCCGGCCCACCTCATCGACTGGCGCGGCCGGGACTGGACGCCGTCCGGCCTGGATGCCGACGGCAACACCCTCGCCTCCGCCGGATCGCCTGCGGCGCACCCGAACTCGCGGTTCTGCACGCCGATCACCCAGTGCCCGATCCTGGCCGACGAGTACGCCGACAGCGTCGGGGTGCCGATCTCGGCGATCCTGTTCGGTGGCCGCCGCAAGACCACGGTGCCGCTGGTGACCCAGTCCCGTGACTGGCAGCAGGGCGTCTTCATGGGCGCCACGCTGTCCAGCGAGACCACCGCCGCCGCCACCGGCGCGGTCGGTGTGGTGCGCCGCGACCCGATGGCCATGCTGCCGTTCATCGGCTACGACGCCGGCGACTACTTCGCCCACTGGATCGACGTCGGCAAGGGCGCGGACGCCGACAAGCTGCCGAAGATCTTCTACGTCAACTGGTTCCGCCGGGACGCCGACGGCGGCTTCCTGTGGCCGGGCTTCGGCGAGAACTCCCGCGTGCTGAAGTGGATCGTCGAGCGGCTGGACGGGTCCGCCGCCGCAGTCGAGACGCCGATCGGGCACGTCCCGGCGCCCGGTGCGCTGGACGTCGACGGGCTGGGCCTGACCGTTGAGCAGATCGAGGCCGCGCTGGCCGTCTCGCCCGAGGAGTGGGCGGCCGAGATCCCGCTGATCGAGGAGTGGTTCGAGCACATCGGCGACACCGTGCCGTCGACCCTGCGCGACGAGCTGCAGTCGCTGAAGCTGCGGTTGGGCCAGGGCTGA
- a CDS encoding SRPBCC family protein: protein MELEHRFEVPVGVETAWETLLDMEKVGPCFPGATLETVNGDEFTGSVRIKLGPVQMTYKGKARIVEKDPVAHRAKIEATGNAARSASTAAMLVTATATPINPNRTAVDLVTTLSITGRPAQFGRGVMVEVGNKLIGQFADAVSQKLVGRPAGGAELLDVVNPDEVAAEEVGETPATSLGTSATVPPRSAPLRVSAPSSQPIDLLQSAGAPVLKRVLPVILGIVALVVLRKLTRRRSADSE, encoded by the coding sequence GTGGAACTGGAGCACCGGTTCGAGGTACCGGTCGGGGTCGAGACCGCGTGGGAGACCCTGCTGGACATGGAGAAGGTCGGCCCCTGCTTCCCGGGAGCGACGCTGGAGACGGTCAACGGTGACGAGTTCACCGGATCGGTCCGGATCAAGCTCGGGCCGGTGCAGATGACGTACAAGGGCAAGGCCCGGATCGTCGAGAAGGATCCGGTCGCACACCGCGCCAAGATCGAGGCCACCGGCAATGCCGCCCGGTCCGCCTCCACCGCCGCCATGCTGGTGACCGCGACCGCGACCCCGATCAACCCGAACCGCACCGCGGTGGACCTGGTGACCACCCTGTCCATCACCGGTCGGCCGGCGCAGTTCGGCCGCGGGGTCATGGTCGAGGTCGGCAACAAGCTGATCGGCCAGTTCGCGGATGCCGTGTCGCAGAAGCTGGTCGGCCGCCCGGCGGGCGGGGCCGAGCTGCTCGACGTGGTGAACCCGGACGAGGTCGCGGCGGAGGAGGTCGGCGAGACCCCGGCGACCTCCCTCGGTACCTCGGCCACCGTGCCCCCGCGGTCGGCGCCGCTGCGCGTCTCCGCGCCGAGCTCCCAGCCGATCGACCTGCTGCAGTCGGCCGGCGCCCCGGTGCTCAAGCGGGTGCTGCCGGTGATCCTCGGGATCGTCGCGCTGGTCGTGCTGCGCAAGCTCACCCGCCGCCGCTCCGCCGATTCCGAATAG